A region of Ornithodoros turicata isolate Travis chromosome 5, ASM3712646v1, whole genome shotgun sequence DNA encodes the following proteins:
- the LOC135395769 gene encoding uncharacterized protein LOC135395769 yields the protein MSPFFIEKAVASLSKHIPEIKRMRSGDLLIKCTSETDCETILNTHEMLGKGISASLHKTLNTSRGVIAVSELIDVPVEEILLNLKDQDVIDVRKIKIRKNNEYITTRNIILTFDRPTLPQKLKVGYLSAEVRPYIPNPLRCFRCNRFGHAADSCRGSACCARCGKADHETKECKGPDCCVNCSSNHPSYSRSCAKWKYEKEVLHVKVTHNLTYPEARKKVAPIFFEKSFATAVKQKVKLVTQYTQTEQSIFTQTNASQIQGGADPPPTPEIPVASLTPAPLLSSQSTEVTSMDCEDETSSERSFASTSSQAPKKNRSSLSGSGSLPDISDKELAAARKKTTRPRVTPPTKNR from the coding sequence ATGTCGCCgttcttcattgagaaggcggtggcatctcTGTCTAAGCATATACCTGAGATAAAGCGCATGCGATCAGGCGACTTGTTAATAAAGTGCACATCTGAAACAGACTGTGAGACCATTCTGAACACACATGAAATGTTGGGAAAAGGGATATCAGCTTCCTTGCACAAGACACTGAACACCAGTCGAGGCGTCATTGCCGTATCAGAACTCATCGACGTCCCCGTTGAGGAAATTCTTCTAAACCTGAAAGACCAGGACGTCATAGAtgtacgaaaaataaaaataagaaagaacaaTGAGTACATTACAACCCGCAATATTATCCTTACCTTTGATCGCCCGACTCTGCCTCAAAAGTTAAAAGTAGGATACCTGTCAGCAGAAGTTCGCCCATACATCCCAAATCCGTTGCGCTGCTTCCGTTGTAACAGATTCGGTCATGCTGCCGACTCATGCCGTGGCTCCGCCTGTTGCGCACGGTGTGGGAAGGCCGACCACGAAACAAAAGAATGCAAAGGGCCAGACTGTTGTGTCAACTGCTCTTCTaaccacccatcctactcgAGATCCTGTGCAAAATGGAAATATGAAAAGGAAGTCCTACATGTTAAAGTCACGCATAACCTCACTTACccagaagccaggaaaaaaGTAGCCCCCATCTTTTTCGAGAAATCTTTTGCCACAGctgtaaaacagaaagtaaaactaGTCACACAGTACACACAGACCGAGCAGTCAATATTCACCCAGACCAACGCAAGTCAGATCCAAGGAGGTGCAGATCCACCTCCAACTCCCGAAATTCCTGTGGCGTCGCTAACACCGGCGCCACTcctgtcctcacagtccacggaggtgacatccatggattgcgaggacgagacgagctctgagcgctcctttgcgagcacgagctcccaagCCCCCAAAAAGAATAGATCTAGTCTGTCGGGGAGCGGGTCACTCCCTGACATATCTGACAAGGAGCTTGCGGCTGCACGAAAGAAAACCACAAGGCCGCGGGTCACACCTCCAACAAAAAATAGGTAA